Part of the Candidatus Brocadia sinica JPN1 genome, CTTCATCCTCAGAAATTTTTTGGATGGCGCTTGTTCTTTTAACCTGGATGGACTGGTATTCAACTCCTTTTAACTCCTTATTCAATATATCGGTCAATACCTTACCATCCATATACGTGGGGATCTGTTTGTTGAGTAGATAAAGAACTGTGGGGACGATGTCTATGATTTCTGCATTTTGTACTTGATGGTTTTTCTTGATGTCTTTTCCGATGGCAATGAAGATGCCGTGTTGTCTGTGACAGCCGGAACGATAGAGCTTATATTGCATAGCAGGCATGAGCATCTCCGGGGCAAGGCCGACCTGAATGACATACCCCTCTGCCATGTCAATTATCAGGTCGGGGGCATTTGATACGAGGTCTTCAGTGTATATCTCTTCCCTCCTATAGACCTTTTGGATGATATTTTTTGATGTTTTTGGGTCTTTGATGGTGTATAACTTTTCAATTATCTGATCCCTGAGGGCTTCGTATTCCTTTCCCGGTTCAATAATGCCTTCAGGTTGACGACCTTTGAGATTGATCCAGACATTCTGGCCCGACAGGGAGCAGAAATATGCCTTTGTCTGCGACCAGTCAACGCTTCCCAAGCCGGTATCCACGGTGGGAGTAAGTGACTTAAGTCTCAGCCAGTCTGGTATCATACGGTCAACCCATCGTCCAACGCCCATTTTATATGTTAACTTTTTCAGGGTAGTTTTTATAGCCCTCAGGAGTTCGGTATTGATAGATAGTGGCGGTTTTGGTTTTAAACTCAAGATATCCATGTCATAAAAATATTTGTTGATATAAAAATCCTTGTGAAGCCCCCCAAACCCATGGTCGGAGACGATCATGACAGTGGTATCTTCTGGAAGAGTGTCCAAAAATCGCTTCATGGCGATATCGAGATGTTGGTAGTAATCTTCAATGGCATCTTTATATTTTTGAGATTTTTTAGGATCGTGAAGTGGATGGCTTGTCTCCATATGACGCCAGAAAAAATGCTGTATCCTATCCAGTTCATCAAACACTGCCATGAAAAGATCGGGTTGGTATTTATTGTAGAGATAATGGACGGCCTTTTCCTGTATATCGGTGACTTTATAGAGTTCATCAAGGAAGGCATCCTCCCTTCCCCCCATAATCGTTCCCACATCAATACTGAATTGTAATCCATGTAAATAGTTCTTTAACTCTTCTTTGAGGGATGCGGGGTATATGAAATTCGAGTTTGTATCAGGAGTACCAAGACCCGCAACCATAAAGCCATTAACGGCTTCTGGAGGATAGGTCATGGGCATATTAAAGATACCTGATGTCATGCCGTAGGTGTCGAGGATATTCCAGATGGCAGGGGTCTTTCTATCGTTTGAGGTGACATTTCTGAGTTCGTAGTTATCGTTACGAATGGTGAAAAAGTCGAAGATATTATGTTTGCCGGGGTTCACACCGGTAAAGGCAGATGTCCAGGCTGGCGCACTGAGAGGGGGGATAGTACTATTTAAATTTCCATAACTACCGTTTTCAATGAGATATTTAAATGTGGGCAATTGCCCTTTGCGAATCATGGGATGAATAATATCCCATGTGGCGCCGTCCAGTCCAATGATGACAATTTTATTTGGTTTATTCATATTCTATTTAAGAATCTTTCTTATTTCTTCATTCATCTTAATTACTGCCTCCTGTGTTGCGTCTTTCCAAGCACTTATACCATATTTTTTCTCCCAGGGGGAAATATTGTATGCATAAAGGATGGAACGAGAGGCGCTGA contains:
- a CDS encoding alkaline phosphatase family protein, whose product is MNKPNKIVIIGLDGATWDIIHPMIRKGQLPTFKYLIENGSYGNLNSTIPPLSAPAWTSAFTGVNPGKHNIFDFFTIRNDNYELRNVTSNDRKTPAIWNILDTYGMTSGIFNMPMTYPPEAVNGFMVAGLGTPDTNSNFIYPASLKEELKNYLHGLQFSIDVGTIMGGREDAFLDELYKVTDIQEKAVHYLYNKYQPDLFMAVFDELDRIQHFFWRHMETSHPLHDPKKSQKYKDAIEDYYQHLDIAMKRFLDTLPEDTTVMIVSDHGFGGLHKDFYINKYFYDMDILSLKPKPPLSINTELLRAIKTTLKKLTYKMGVGRWVDRMIPDWLRLKSLTPTVDTGLGSVDWSQTKAYFCSLSGQNVWINLKGRQPEGIIEPGKEYEALRDQIIEKLYTIKDPKTSKNIIQKVYRREEIYTEDLVSNAPDLIIDMAEGYVIQVGLAPEMLMPAMQYKLYRSGCHRQHGIFIAIGKDIKKNHQVQNAEIIDIVPTVLYLLNKQIPTYMDGKVLTDILNKELKGVEYQSIQVKRTSAIQKISEDEEAKIAERLKGLGYMG